From the genome of Streptomyces sp. NBC_00659, one region includes:
- a CDS encoding YbaB/EbfC family nucleoid-associated protein — protein sequence MESVEERLAEAIQALESTRAAVADAERRLREASVTVMSKDRSVEVTVGAQGDLRALRFHDGKYRSMAPAQLSAVLLETIGQARARMSRQVVDTYRPISESVPRIPGMPGAEIDWERLSGSADEDGAAARRKQAGRLRDEIVEDPAQP from the coding sequence ATGGAATCCGTCGAGGAACGCCTCGCCGAGGCCATACAGGCCCTGGAGTCCACCAGGGCGGCGGTCGCCGACGCCGAGCGGAGACTGCGCGAGGCGTCCGTCACCGTGATGTCCAAGGACCGCTCGGTGGAGGTCACCGTGGGCGCCCAGGGAGACCTGCGGGCCCTGCGGTTCCACGACGGCAAGTACCGGTCGATGGCCCCGGCCCAGCTCTCCGCCGTACTGCTGGAGACGATCGGCCAGGCCCGCGCCCGGATGTCCCGCCAGGTGGTCGACACCTACCGGCCGATCTCCGAGAGCGTCCCCCGGATCCCGGGGATGCCGGGCGCGGAGATCGACTGGGAGCGGCTGTCCGGTTCCGCCGACGAGGACGGCGCGGCTGCCAGACGCAAGCAGGCAGGCAGGTTGCGCGACGAGATCGTGGAGGACCCGGCCCAGCCGTGA